The genomic region TGTTGGTcagaatgaatatttttttttgaggttcTCATCCTGTTCCTGGAAGTTGGAACCTAGGACTCTGGACTCTTAAAACCCTATTTTCTTCATATCTGTCTTGTTTGTGTATATTGTTTTCCTGGAATCATAATTGTTAAACATGTCCACTTCACCATTAGGCAAGGAGAGACCCAACTTGGGTTTCCTGTTGTGTTTCGGAAAGTATTGCACATGAAATTGTACTATCCTAATCCAGTTGTCTGGAATTCTAACTGTTCTGTCTAATTGAGATgggaaatttgatttttgagtactttgaagtttatgtttttctttttttggttgcaGCACTGCTGGCTGCCCCTTTGGCGAGAGCTGCCATTTCCTTCATTACGTCCCTGGTGGCTATAATGCGGTGGCCCAGATGATGAAATTGGCACCTGCTCCGTCATTGAGAAATGCTACAGCACCCCCCAATTCCAATGGAAATGCCCCTGCTGTGAAAACCAAACTTTGCAACAGATTCAACTCGGCGGAGGGATGCAAATTTGGAGACAAATGCAATTTTGCTCATGGGGAGTGGGAAATCGGAAAGCCCATCGTGCCTTCACAGGAGGATCCACGTGCAATGGGGTTTGGATCTATGCCAGGTCGTTTTGGTGGGCGGACGGAGCCTCCTGTTTCAGGTCCTGCTGCTAGCTTTGGCACAACAGCCACTGCGAAGATCAGTGTAGACGCTTCCCTTGCTGGACCCATCATTGGGAAGAGTGGAGTGAACTCTAAGCAGATTT from Lycium ferocissimum isolate CSIRO_LF1 unplaced genomic scaffold, AGI_CSIRO_Lferr_CH_V1 ctg11561, whole genome shotgun sequence harbors:
- the LOC132041752 gene encoding zinc finger CCCH domain-containing protein 14-like: MDFRKRTRNDVGANVNGGAKKYKPEMDSLSSGVGSKSKPCTKFFSTAGCPFGESCHFLHYVPGGYNAVAQMMKLAPAPSLRNATAPPNSNGNAPAVKTKLCNRFNSAEGCKFGDKCNFAHGEWEIGKPIVPSQEDPRAMGFGSMPGRFGGRTEPPVSGPAASFGTTATAKISVDASLAGPIIGKSGVNSKQICRQTGAKLAIRDHETDPNLRNIELEGTFEQISQASAMVRELINSLGPVGGPGRTHANPGGAAPPRSNYKTKLCENFAKGSCTFGDRCHFAHGAAELQKTGV